In the Cylindrospermopsis raciborskii Cr2010 genome, ACATCAGTGGGTGGAACATCTTTAAAGATGGGTTGGGAACCTGGGGATGGTAAACGGATTTTTTTAGCCTGCTTATTAGCATAGATCACATTGTTACCAGTTACTAACCATCTAGCAAACTCTCGACGTGTAATTATTTTGTTGGGTTCCAGTTTTTGTGGTTGCCCAGAATAGTTTTTAGTCTGTTGATTATTCCCCAGCACTTTATTATCTATGGACAAAACTCCCAACTTGCCTAAATCCTCAATTGGTTTTCTCCATTCTAATGGTACTTGTGGTAAATCGGTAAATTCCAGAGGATGGAAATTTTGATTGTAGTCAATTTGCGCTGTAGATTGTTGAGTGGTGTTGGTTGAATCAGTTATGGTCGGTGATGGCTCAGGTTGAGACGTTATAGTGGCTCCTAAATCAGTGTTGTTTAAGTTGTTATTCAACTGATATTCAATTGTTAATTCAGTGGAGCTTCCAGGTTGATTTGCACTGGTACTAGTGACCGTTGTAGGTTTAACAGTCACCTTCAATAATAGATCGGTTTTTCGAGCTTCAAAAATCCCATCTCCATCACTTCCTGGCTTTTGTAAAATTTGCCAGTTCTCTGTTTGCAGTTTACTAGCATAAAAACTGGCAATCATATTACTGGGATCAGAGCTTTCCCAGCGAGTTATTGAGTATTGTGAGTTATTTTGTGCCAGTTCAACTTCTATTAACTTAGCATTAGAATATAAGGGAATTATTTTAGGAAAATCACTAGGTAAACCAACAACAGGTGTCGGGGGTGTT is a window encoding:
- a CDS encoding S-layer homology domain-containing protein, giving the protein MVIYKLSTTFISIAVSLSTLTACANAPGAKNWERNLAADSRLQERSGLFGVPQQQQTPPTPVVGLPSDFPKIIPLYSNAKLIEVELAQNNSQYSITRWESSDPSNMIASFYASKLQTENWQILQKPGSDGDGIFEARKTDLLLKVTVKPTTVTSTSANQPGSSTELTIEYQLNNNLNNTDLGATITSQPEPSPTITDSTNTTQQSTAQIDYNQNFHPLEFTDLPQVPLEWRKPIEDLGKLGVLSIDNKVLGNNQQTKNYSGQPQKLEPNKIITRREFARWLVTGNNVIYANKQAKKIRLPSPGSQPIFKDVPPTDVDFPFIQGLAEAGLIASPLSGDATELLFRPDAPLTRENLLMWKVPLDTRQSLPNASTEAVKQTWGFQDTAKIDLKALRPVLADFQNGEQSNIRRVFGYTTLFQPKKAVTRGEAALTISYFGSQGEGVSTTEALKLKSE